From Labeo rohita strain BAU-BD-2019 chromosome 18, IGBB_LRoh.1.0, whole genome shotgun sequence, the proteins below share one genomic window:
- the rab11a gene encoding ras-related protein Rab-11A, translating to MGTRDDEYDYLFKVVLIGDSGVGKSNLLSRFTRNEFNLESKSTIGVEFATRSIQVDGKTVKAQIWDTAGQERYRAITSAYYRGAVGALLVYDIAKHLTYENVERWLKELRDHADSNIVIMLVGNKSDLRHLRAVPTDEARAFAEKNGLSFLETSALDSTNVETAFQTILTEIYRIVSQKQMSDRRDNDMSPSNNVVSIQVQPTENKPKMQCCQSI from the exons ATGGGGACGCGAGATGACGAATATGACTACCTGTTTAAAG tggTCCTGATTGGAGACTCAGGTGTGGGGAAGAGTAACCTGCTGTCTCGTTTCACCCGTAATGAGTTCAACCTTGAGAGCAAAAGCACTATTGGAGTGGAGTTCGCTACACGTAGCATTCAGGTGGATGGAAAGACGGTGAAAGCTCAGATCTGGGACACAGCTGGACAGGAACGCTACCGGGCCATCACTTCAGC GTATTACCGGGGAGCTGTTGGGGCCCTTCTAGTGTATGACATCGCCAAGCACCTCACCTATGAAAATGTTGAGCGCTGGCTAAAGGAGCTGAGAGACCACGCAGACAGCAACATAGTCATCATGCTCGTGGGCAATAAAAGCGACTTGCGTCACCTTCGGGCCGTGCCCACCGACGAAGCACGCGCATTTGCAG AGAAAAACGGTCTGTCCTTCCTAGAGACCTCAGCTTTGGATTCCACCAATGTAGAGACTGCGTTTCAGACCATCCTGACTG AAATCTACCGGATCGTATCCCAAAAGCAGATGTCTGACCGCCGAGACAATGACATGTCACCTAGCAACAATGTGGTGTCCATCCAGGTGCAACCTACTGAGAATAAACCAAAGATGCAGTGCTGCCAGAGCATCTAG